In Mastacembelus armatus unplaced genomic scaffold, fMasArm1.2, whole genome shotgun sequence, the following proteins share a genomic window:
- the LOC113143963 gene encoding zinc finger protein 501-like, whose amino-acid sequence MAATKTEPENENSDNYYKTEIKEENQDPGFVYQDYYKHEIKEQSQDLDFIDPDHHKSETKEENQGPDFVDQDHNKGAVKEKDLDPDCAELDEYKSGIKDREHTDQDFIDPDHPTNEPDSSSGPSDQQRRKKGVKKTFTTLQSLQINNHVHTEEKPFRCDLCGKAFSQLRHLKRHQRVHSGEKPYSCDQCGKAFSQSDHLKKHQRIHSGEKPYSCDQCGKAFTELGTLKKHQCIHSGEKPYSCDQCGKSFSRLYTLKTHQRIHSGEKLYSCVKCGKAFTHLDYLKSHQRIHSGEKPYSCDQCGKAFSQLGHLKRHQRTHSGEKPYSCDQCGKAFTELGSLRKHKHIHSGEKLYSCVKCGKAFARLYSLKSHQRIHSGLKPYSCDQCGKAFKNLSCLKKHQRIHSGEKPYSCGQCGKAFAELYTLKKHQRIHSGENPYWCDLCGKAFTELDPLKTHQRIHSGEKPYSCDQCGKAFSQLCNVKTHQRIHSGEKPYSCDECGKAFSLLGNLERHQRIHSGEKP is encoded by the exons ATGGCGGcgacaaaaacagaaccagaaaatgaaaacagcgATAACTACTACAAAACCGAGATTAAAGAGGAGAACCAGGACCCAGGTTTCGTCTACCAGGACTActacaaacatgaaattaaagagCAGAGTCAGGACCTGGATTTTATCGACCCCGACCACCACAAGAGCGAAACAAAGGAAGAGAACCAGGGCCCAGATTTTGTCGACCAGGACCACAACAAAGGCGCAGTTAAAGAGAAGGATCTGGATCCGGATTGTGCCGAACTGGACGAATACAAGAGTGGAATAAAGGATCGAGAACACACAGATCAAGATTTCATCGACCCAGACCACCCGACCAACGAGCCCGACTCGTCCTCTGGTCCCAGCgatcagcag agaagaaaaaagggagTGAAGAAGACCTTCACAACATTGCAGAGTTTACAGATTAATAACCATGTTCACACTGAAGAGAAACCATTCAGATGTGACctgtgtggaaaagccttctcacagttacgccacctgaaaagacatcagcgtgttcactctggagagaagccttacagctgtgaccagtgtggaaaagccttctcacagtcagaccacctgaaaaaacatcagcgtattcactctggagagaagccatacagctgtgaccagtgtggaaaagccttcacagagttaggcactcttaaaaaacatcagtgtattcactctggagagaagccatacagctgtgaccagtgtggaaaatcCTTCTCACGGTTATacaccctgaaaacacatcagcgtattcactctggagagaagctgtACAGCTGTGTCAAATGTGGAAAAGCTTTCACACATTTAGATTACCTGAAAtcacatcagcgtattcactctggagagaagccatacagctgtgaccaatgtggaaaagccttctcacagttaggccacctgaaaagacatcagcgtactcactctggagagaagccctatagctgtgaccaatgtggaaaagccttcacagagttaggctcCCTCAGAAAGCATAAGCacattcactctggagagaagctgtacagctgtgtcaaatgtggaaaagccttcgCACGTTTATATTCCCTGAAAtcacatcagcgtattcactctggactgAAGCCGtatagctgtgaccaatgtggaaaagccttcaaaAATTTAAGTtgcctgaaaaaacatcagcgtattcactctggagagaagccctatagctgtggCCAGTGTGGAAAAGCATTCGCTGAGCTATACACcctcaaaaaacatcagcgtattcactctggagagaatCCGTACTGGTGTGACCTGTGTGGtaaagccttcacagagttagaccccctgaaaacacatcagcgtattcactctggagagaagccgtacagctgtgaccagtgtggtaaagccttctcacagttatGCAACGTAAAgacacatcagcgtattcactctggagagaagccatataGCTGTGACGAGTGTGGTAAAGCTTTCTCACTGTTAGGCAACTTAGaaagacatcagcgtattcactctggagagaaaccATAA